A window of the Cicer arietinum cultivar CDC Frontier isolate Library 1 chromosome 6, Cicar.CDCFrontier_v2.0, whole genome shotgun sequence genome harbors these coding sequences:
- the LOC101500254 gene encoding cytochrome P450 83B1-like — MLSLLVLLVLCLTLPLIVFFHKHRTIRPHHIPGPKGLPIIGNLHQLDISNLYLQFSQFSKIYGPIFSLQLGLRQAIVVSSAEIAKEVLKNNDLVFSNRPVSYGQKILTYNASEIVFSPYNELWREIKKNCVVHIFSSKRVSSYSSIRKFEVKKMIQKIYEHIDSSVYTNLSELLISLSSTIICRIAFRRSYEDNGIETSKFHDMLHEFQALLAECYFCDYIPFMGWIDKLRGLHGRLERNFKEFDELYQEIIDEHLDPNRQHDDDEDIVDVLLQLKKSRSFSFDLTFDHVKGVITDILVAATDTTSATSVWAMTALIKNPRVMKIVQEEIRSSRVKKYILDEDDIRNFPYLKAVIKETLRLYLPAPLLVPRESSEKCTIGGYQIPARTIVYVNAWTLQRDPNIWKNPEEFYPERFLDNSINFLGQDFELIPFGAGRRICPGIPMAVASLELILANLLYSFDWKLPDGLLKEDIDTEMLPGITQHKKNPLCLVAKIPM; from the exons atgttaTCACTTCTAGTTTTGCTTGTTCTATGCCTAACTCTTCCTTTGATTGTTTTCTTCCACAAACATAGAACCATTAGACCTCATCATATACCTGGTCCCAAAGGCCTTCCTATAATAGGGAATCTTCATCAACTAGACATTTCTAATCTTTATCTACAATTTTCTCAATTCTCAAAAATATACGGTCCTATATTTTCACTTCAACTTGGTTTAAGACAAGCTATTGTTGTTTCTTCAGCTGAAATTGCCAAAGAAGTATTGAAAAACAATGATCTTGTGTTTTCCAATAGACCTGTATCATATGGTCAAAAGATATTGACTTATAATGCGTCAGAAATTGTATTTTCTCCATACAATGAACtttggagagaaataaaaaaaaattgtgttgttCATATATTTAGCTCTAAGCGTGTATCATCCTATTCCTCTATAAGAAAATTTGAGGTGAAGAAAATGATCCAAAAAATTTATGAGCATATTGATTCTTCAGTTTACACAAATTTGAGCGAGTTATTGATTTCACTTTCAAGTACTATAATATGTAGGATTGCTTTTAGAAGAAGCTATGAGGATAATGGAATTGAAACGAGTAAGTTTCATGATATGTTGCACGAGTTTCAGGCTTTGCTGGCAGAATGTTATTTTTGTGATTATATTCCATTTATGGGTTGGATTGACAAACTAAGAGGATTGCATGGTCGTCTTGAAAGAAATTTCAAGGAGTTTGATGAATTATACCAAGAAATTATTGATGAACATTTGGATCCAAATAGACAacatgatgatgatgaggatATTGTTGATGTCTTACTCCAACTCAAGAAAAGTCGTTCATTTTCTTTTGATCTCACTTTTGATCACGTCAAAGGGGTTATTACG GACATACTTGTAGCGGCAACAGATACCACATCAGCCACATCAGTGTGGGCTATGACAGCACTAATAAAGAATCCAAGAGTAATGAAAATAGTACAAGAAGAAATTAGGAGTTCaagagttaaaaaatatattttagatgaaGATGATATTAGAAATTTTCCTTATTTGAAAGCAGTGATAAAAGAGACACTAAGACTATATCTACCTGCCCCACTACTTGTGCCAAGAGAATCAAGTGAAAAGTGCACTATAGGTGGCTACCAAATTCCAGCAAGGACAATAGTGTATGTGAATGCTTGGACTCTTCAGAGAGACCCTAACATTTGGAAAAATCCGGAAGAGTTTTATCCTGAGAGATTCTTAGACAATTCTATAAATTTTCTTGGACAAGATTTTGAACTAATTCCCTTTGGAGCTGGTCGTAGAATTTGTCCGGGAATACCTATGGCAGTTGCATCATTGGAACTAATCCTAGCTAATCTTCTCTATTCATTTGATTGGAAATTGCCAGATGGGTTGCTAAAGGAAGATATTGATACTGAAATGTTGCCGGGGATCACTCAACACAAGAAGAATCCACTCTGCCTTGTTGCCAAAATCCCTATGTAG